Sequence from the Ictalurus punctatus breed USDA103 chromosome 10, Coco_2.0, whole genome shotgun sequence genome:
AGATTCAAGACCCCTGCACTATacaatcataaaaataaaaacagacttcTTACAATGATTCAAAACACTTACCTTTGACATGACAGGCAAGTGTCTTTGCGGCAGAACCTTTATGGACTTGTGGGCTTTGGCTCTCTGCCTCAGTTTCTTCAGTAACCTCTTCACTTTCCTGTCCCTGGGGTCTGCACACTTCACCATTTTCTTAGTGTACAATCTGTCCAGATTTACACAAAGCCAGGACAAGTAAGGCAAAGTTGCCTCCTTCTTAGATtcctttttatatataatggAGTTTTAAATCAGCACCAGAAAAATTGGTCCATTAAGAAATCTGCTTTGCTATTTTTCATCCAGCCTAGAGTGCATTCTTGACTGACAACACCacatttcataataaaactATGACCTGCAAGGATTgaacgatatatatatatatttttttttaaaaagcatagtTTTCCAGGTATTTGAGTGCTTcaagatgtctgaaatacttgCATGATGGCTTTTATGCTGCAGTCTGGCCCCTCTGTCTGCACCTCAAACTTAAGAACGTCTTTGGTCCGCACATTCTGCTGCGAGTACTGCATACAACACTGAACGTCCCGCTGCATCTGAACACCCTTCCCTGCCAAAGAGATCCCATTTAATTACAATTTACAAACAGACAACAAACTTTCAGACACAAATCTTTTTGAAATCTAACTTTGCCATTCTCGATCAATAAGCCCATCATTGTAGGTACTTCTAAgatgtataaaaataataataaaaaatttaaaaaagaccGTTGGAATGCACACTGAAAATACATACATCTAGTACATGCATGGTGTTCTATATCCACGTGTTTTGTTAATGCTTAAGCATGACATAACATGGCTGACACAAATGACCTTCACATATCATGTTTATGCATCCTTCATTATAGATGAGGATTATGACACACTACAGATATTGTAATGATTAGAAATGcagagcaaacaaaaacaagctaaTGTGCTAGATTTTTCCTGTAGCTGGCATAGTAACACAGAACAGCCTCTTTCATATCAGCACACATGGCTGATTAGCATCAAAAGCTTATTACAGCAAATAGATAAGACTCTAGTCCTTCCACCATGATCTGTTCCTTGTGCCAATTATCGACATCCCACTAATGCAAAACTCCAGAGCATCTCAAAACAGCAGTGCCATTTCTTTCCTCTTACCTTCCAGATAACCGAAGAAAACAGTTGCAGAGAGGATGAAGATGGTCTGCAGCAACATGGTCAATCTTCCGTTTAAAATAAAACGACTGTGTTATCTGCTATCTTctggagggatttttttttttatatctctcCACTCACTGACTCCCTCCCTTTGCCTGCTGTCGTTTTCTCACATGCTAACACTCCCACCTCCTCCTCACTGTTCTTGCTTGTGTGTGATCCTCGCTCTGTGTCTCCTCTCTctatgcagaaaaaaaagactctCAC
This genomic interval carries:
- the ccl44 gene encoding chemokine (C-C motif) ligand 44 encodes the protein MLLQTIFILSATVFFGYLEGKGVQMQRDVQCCMQYSQQNVRTKDVLKFEVQTEGPDCSIKAIILYTKKMVKCADPRDRKVKRLLKKLRQRAKAHKSIKVLPQRHLPVMSKIQ